The following proteins are encoded in a genomic region of Synechococcus sp. ROS8604:
- a CDS encoding BMC domain-containing protein, with translation MANETMGIALGMIETRGLVPAIEAADAMTKAAEVRLIGREFVGGGYVTVLVRGETGAVNAAVRAGADACERVGDGLVAAHIIARPHREVEPALGNGNFLGQKD, from the coding sequence ATGGCTAACGAAACCATGGGTATCGCTCTCGGCATGATCGAGACACGCGGCCTGGTCCCAGCGATCGAAGCAGCTGATGCAATGACCAAGGCTGCTGAAGTGCGCCTGATTGGACGTGAATTCGTCGGCGGTGGCTACGTCACAGTTTTGGTGCGTGGCGAAACTGGTGCCGTCAACGCAGCTGTGCGTGCAGGTGCAGATGCTTGCGAACGTGTCGGCGACGGCCTCGTAGCGGCTCACATCATTGCTCGCCCTCATCGCGAAGTTGAGCCAGCGCTCGGCAACGGCAACTTCCTCGGACAAAAGGACTGA
- a CDS encoding form I ribulose bisphosphate carboxylase large subunit, translating to MSKKYDAGVKEYRDTYWTPDYVPLDTDLLACFKCTGQEGVPKEEVAAAVAAESSTGTWSTVWSELLTDLDFYKGRCYRIEDVPGDKEAFYAFIAYPLDLFEEGSITNVLTSLVGNVFGFKALRHLRLEDIRFPIAFIKSCYGPPNGIAVERDRMNKYGRPLLGCTIKPKLGLSGKNYGRVVYECLRGGLDFTKDDENINSQPFQRWQNRFEFVAEAIKLSEQETGERKGHYLNVTANTPEEMYERAEFAKELNMPIIMHDFITGGFTANTGLSKWCRKNGMLLHIHRAMHAVIDRHPKHGIHFRVLAKCLRLSGGDQLHTGTVVGKLEGDRQTTLGYIDQLRESFVPEDRSRGNFFDQDWGSMPGVFAVASGGIHVWHMPALVAIFGDDSVLQFGGGTHGHPWGSAAGAAANRVALEACVKARNAGREIEKESRDILMEAGKHSPELAIALETWKEIKFEFDTVDKLDVQ from the coding sequence ATGAGCAAGAAGTACGACGCTGGGGTCAAGGAGTACAGAGACACTTACTGGACTCCCGATTACGTTCCCCTAGACACCGACCTGCTGGCCTGCTTCAAGTGCACCGGCCAAGAAGGTGTCCCCAAAGAAGAGGTGGCAGCTGCTGTTGCTGCTGAATCTTCAACTGGTACATGGTCCACTGTGTGGTCCGAGCTCCTCACCGACCTCGACTTCTACAAAGGACGTTGTTATCGCATCGAAGACGTTCCTGGTGACAAGGAGGCTTTCTATGCCTTCATCGCTTACCCCCTCGACCTGTTCGAAGAGGGTTCCATCACCAACGTTCTGACCTCCTTGGTCGGTAACGTCTTCGGCTTCAAAGCTCTGCGCCACCTGCGTCTGGAAGATATTCGCTTCCCGATTGCTTTCATCAAGAGCTGCTACGGCCCGCCAAACGGCATCGCCGTTGAGCGCGACCGCATGAACAAGTACGGCCGCCCTCTTCTGGGTTGCACCATCAAGCCAAAACTTGGCTTGAGTGGCAAAAACTACGGTCGTGTGGTTTATGAGTGCCTTCGTGGCGGTCTGGACTTCACCAAAGACGACGAGAACATCAACTCCCAGCCCTTCCAGCGTTGGCAGAACCGCTTCGAATTCGTTGCGGAAGCCATCAAGCTGTCCGAGCAGGAGACCGGTGAGCGCAAGGGTCATTACCTCAACGTGACCGCGAACACTCCCGAAGAGATGTATGAGCGCGCTGAGTTCGCCAAAGAACTCAACATGCCGATCATCATGCATGACTTCATCACCGGTGGCTTCACCGCCAACACCGGTTTGTCGAAGTGGTGCCGTAAGAACGGCATGCTCTTGCACATTCACCGTGCGATGCACGCTGTGATTGACCGTCACCCCAAGCACGGCATTCACTTCCGCGTTCTCGCCAAGTGTCTGCGTTTGTCAGGTGGTGACCAGCTTCACACCGGCACCGTGGTCGGAAAGCTGGAAGGTGATCGTCAGACCACCCTCGGCTATATCGACCAGCTCCGCGAATCCTTCGTTCCTGAAGATCGCAGCCGCGGCAACTTCTTCGATCAGGACTGGGGTTCCATGCCTGGTGTGTTCGCCGTTGCTTCCGGAGGTATCCACGTGTGGCACATGCCCGCACTGGTTGCCATCTTCGGTGACGACTCCGTTCTCCAGTTCGGTGGTGGTACCCACGGTCACCCCTGGGGCTCCGCAGCTGGTGCTGCTGCCAACCGTGTGGCCCTCGAGGCCTGCGTCAAGGCACGCAACGCCGGTCGCGAGATCGAGAAAGAAAGCCGCGACATCCTCATGGAAGCCGGCAAGCACAGCCCCGAGCTGGCCATCGCTCTCGAGACCTGGAAGGAGATCAAGTTTGAGTTCGACACCGTCGACAAGCTCGACGTTCAGTGA
- a CDS encoding ribulose bisphosphate carboxylase small subunit yields MPFQSTVGDYQTVATLETFGFLPPMTQDEIYDQIAYIIAQGWSPLVEHVHPSNSMATYWSYWKLPFFGEKDLNVVVSELEACHRAYPDHHVRIVGYDAYTQGQGSCFVVFEGR; encoded by the coding sequence ATGCCTTTTCAGAGCACCGTGGGTGACTACCAAACAGTCGCCACCCTGGAGACATTCGGCTTCCTTCCGCCGATGACCCAGGACGAGATCTATGACCAGATCGCTTACATCATTGCCCAAGGTTGGAGCCCGCTCGTTGAGCACGTCCATCCTTCCAATTCCATGGCCACTTACTGGTCTTATTGGAAGCTCCCTTTCTTCGGTGAGAAGGATCTCAACGTTGTTGTGAGTGAACTCGAGGCTTGCCATCGCGCATACCCCGACCATCACGTTCGCATCGTTGGTTACGACGCCTACACCCAGGGCCAAGGCTCCTGCTTCGTGGTTTTCGAAGGTCGCTGA